The Cylindrospermopsis curvispora GIHE-G1 genome contains a region encoding:
- the lipA gene encoding lipoyl synthase: MSSAGCSQPKSEIIPLPSWLRRPLGKASEISTVQRIIKQRQIHTICEEGRCPNRGECYSQKTATFLLMGPTCTRACAFCQVDKGHSPMPIDTEEPQKVAEAVQLLGLKYVVLTSVARDDLADAGSGHFVKTMEAIRLVNPETQIEVLTPDFWGGAGVGEIGQKQRIATVVHAKPVCYNHNVETVRRLTGSVRRGAKYDRSLNVLATVKEIDAAVPTKSGLMLGHGETQEEIVETMLDLRAVGCDRITLGQYMRPSWEHLPVQKYWTPAEFAQLGQLATSMGFNHVRSGPLVRSSYHAGE; encoded by the coding sequence ATGAGTAGTGCAGGTTGTAGTCAACCAAAATCAGAAATTATCCCCCTACCTAGCTGGTTACGTCGTCCTCTGGGTAAAGCCAGTGAAATCTCCACGGTACAGCGTATTATTAAACAGCGTCAAATTCATACTATTTGTGAAGAAGGACGCTGTCCTAATCGGGGAGAATGCTACTCTCAAAAAACAGCTACTTTTTTACTCATGGGACCTACCTGCACTAGAGCTTGTGCTTTTTGTCAAGTAGATAAAGGCCATTCACCTATGCCCATAGATACAGAAGAACCCCAAAAGGTGGCTGAAGCAGTACAATTGTTGGGTCTGAAGTATGTTGTACTCACCTCTGTAGCTCGTGATGACTTAGCGGACGCAGGATCAGGGCATTTTGTCAAGACTATGGAGGCTATTCGTCTAGTTAATCCAGAAACCCAAATCGAGGTTTTAACACCGGATTTTTGGGGTGGTGCAGGTGTGGGTGAAATAGGTCAAAAGCAAAGAATAGCCACTGTTGTTCACGCTAAACCTGTTTGTTACAACCATAATGTGGAAACAGTACGTAGACTAACAGGATCCGTGCGTCGAGGCGCTAAATATGACCGTTCTCTAAATGTATTAGCAACTGTTAAAGAAATTGATGCTGCTGTCCCTACTAAATCCGGTTTAATGTTGGGCCATGGAGAAACCCAAGAGGAAATAGTTGAAACTATGCTAGACCTACGAGCGGTAGGATGTGATAGAATTACCTTGGGTCAGTATATGCGTCCTTCTTGGGAACATTTACCAGTCCAAAAGTATTGGACTCCAGCAGAATTTGCACAATTGGGTCAGTTAGCAACAAGTATGGGGTTTAACCACGTGCGATCTGGTCCTCTAGTACGTAGTTCCTATCATGCTGGAGAATAA
- a CDS encoding sulfate/molybdate ABC transporter ATP-binding protein: MGIVVENVSKYFGSFHAVEDVSLEIASGSLVALLGPSGSGKSTLLRLIAGLETPDRGKIFLTGKDATYQSVQERNIGFVFQHYALFKHLTVRQNIAFGLEIRKLAKKKIQGRVEQLLDLVQLSGLGERYPSQLSGGQRQRVALARALAVEPKVLLLDEPFGALDAKVRKDLRAWLRRLHEEVSVTTVFVTHDQEEAMEVANKIVIINRGRLEQMGTPAEIYDHPASAFVMSFIGPVNVLPSSAKIFQGSGFDSPNPEVFLRPQDVIIEKAGNGANTPAIVHRIIHLGWEVQVELTLDDGQTFTAYLSRERFDELNLEPKERVYVKPKDAKSFPLYYSI, from the coding sequence GTGGGTATAGTAGTAGAGAACGTGTCTAAATACTTCGGGAGTTTTCATGCTGTTGAGGATGTGAGCTTAGAAATTGCCAGCGGATCACTAGTAGCTTTACTTGGACCCTCTGGGTCTGGTAAGTCCACATTATTGCGACTAATAGCAGGACTGGAAACACCGGATCGGGGTAAAATTTTTTTAACAGGTAAGGATGCTACTTATCAAAGTGTGCAGGAAAGAAATATTGGCTTTGTCTTTCAGCACTATGCACTATTTAAACATTTAACTGTCAGGCAAAATATAGCATTTGGGTTAGAAATCCGCAAGTTGGCAAAAAAGAAAATTCAGGGTAGGGTAGAGCAATTACTAGATCTAGTTCAATTGAGTGGACTAGGAGAGCGCTATCCCTCCCAACTTTCTGGTGGACAAAGACAAAGAGTAGCTTTAGCAAGAGCATTAGCGGTAGAACCTAAAGTGCTACTGCTAGATGAACCATTTGGAGCCCTGGATGCTAAAGTGCGTAAAGACCTGCGTGCTTGGTTGCGTCGTCTCCATGAAGAAGTTAGTGTTACCACTGTTTTTGTCACCCACGACCAAGAAGAAGCTATGGAAGTTGCCAATAAAATTGTGATTATCAATCGGGGTAGACTGGAACAAATGGGAACCCCCGCAGAAATTTATGATCATCCCGCATCAGCTTTTGTTATGAGTTTTATTGGTCCTGTTAACGTTTTGCCCAGCTCTGCTAAAATATTTCAAGGTAGTGGTTTCGACTCACCCAACCCGGAAGTGTTTTTGCGTCCCCAAGATGTGATTATAGAAAAAGCTGGTAATGGAGCCAATACACCTGCGATAGTTCACCGTATCATTCACCTGGGTTGGGAAGTGCAAGTGGAATTGACTTTAGATGATGGACAAACTTTTACTGCCTACTTAAGTCGTGAACGATTTGATGAATTAAACTTAGAACCAAAAGAACGAGTGTATGTAAAACCCAAAGATGCTAAGTCTTTTCCTCTCTATTATTCAATTTGA
- the chlP gene encoding geranylgeranyl reductase — MTLRVAVVGSGPAGSSAAETLAKAGIETYLFERKLDNAKPCGGAIPLCMVSEFDLPADIIDRRVRNMKMISPSNREVDINLTNQEEYIGMCRREVLDGFLRNRAAKLGANLINATVHKLDIPNNNSDPYTIHYVDHNEGGSVGVAKTLKVDLIIGADGANSRIAKEMDAGDYNYAIAFQERIRLPEDKMAYYNNLAEMYVGDDVSTDFYAWIFPKYDHVAVGTGTMHVNKASIKQLQAGIRARAAEKLAGGTIIKVEAHPIPEHPRPRRVVGRIALVGDAAGYVTKSSGEGIYFAAKSGRMCAETIVEVSNSGARIPNERELKLYIKRWDKKYGLTYKVLDLLQTVFYRSDATREAFVEMCDDMDVQKLTFDSYLYKTVVPANPITQLKITAKTIGSLLRGNALAP; from the coding sequence TTGACATTACGAGTTGCTGTTGTGGGTTCTGGCCCAGCTGGTTCATCTGCTGCTGAAACTCTGGCTAAAGCAGGGATTGAAACTTATTTATTTGAGCGTAAGTTGGATAATGCTAAACCTTGTGGTGGTGCTATCCCCCTTTGTATGGTTAGTGAGTTTGATCTACCAGCGGATATTATTGACCGTCGGGTACGCAATATGAAGATGATCTCTCCCTCTAACCGAGAGGTTGATATCAATCTGACCAACCAAGAAGAATATATAGGAATGTGTCGCAGAGAGGTCCTAGATGGTTTTTTAAGAAACCGGGCCGCTAAATTGGGTGCTAACTTAATTAATGCCACTGTGCATAAATTAGATATACCTAATAACAATTCTGACCCCTATACAATTCATTATGTTGATCACAATGAGGGTGGATCCGTTGGTGTGGCCAAAACTCTCAAGGTGGATTTAATTATTGGTGCGGATGGTGCCAACTCCCGTATTGCGAAAGAAATGGATGCTGGGGACTATAATTATGCGATCGCCTTTCAGGAGCGAATTCGTCTTCCTGAAGATAAAATGGCATACTATAACAACCTAGCGGAAATGTATGTAGGAGATGATGTTTCCACAGATTTTTACGCTTGGATCTTTCCCAAGTATGACCACGTAGCTGTGGGTACTGGAACCATGCATGTGAATAAAGCCAGTATTAAACAGTTACAGGCTGGTATTCGCGCCCGTGCAGCGGAAAAATTGGCTGGGGGTACAATCATTAAGGTAGAAGCCCATCCCATACCAGAACATCCCCGTCCACGTCGGGTAGTAGGTCGAATTGCATTGGTAGGTGATGCTGCTGGTTATGTGACCAAATCCTCAGGCGAAGGTATTTACTTTGCTGCTAAGTCTGGAAGAATGTGTGCGGAAACTATTGTGGAAGTATCTAATAGTGGAGCGCGCATCCCTAATGAAAGGGAATTAAAACTTTATATTAAGCGTTGGGATAAAAAATACGGACTTACCTATAAAGTATTGGACCTGTTACAAACCGTGTTCTACCGCTCGGATGCTACCAGGGAAGCATTTGTAGAAATGTGTGATGACATGGATGTTCAAAAGCTGACTTTTGACAGCTATTTATATAAAACCGTAGTTCCAGCTAATCCAATCACCCAGTTAAAAATTACGGCTAAGACCATTGGCAGTTTATTACGTGGTAATGCACTTGCACCATAG
- the cobS gene encoding adenosylcobinamide-GDP ribazoletransferase, whose product MAILEQVWQFCHRQLLCVIASVVFYTSIPLPHLPDLKFQRVALFAPAIGLLIGAILGLLDMLFDYLGISALTQSVLIVIIWIGITGGLHLDGAMDTADGLAVTDPQRRLEVMADSATGAFGVMAALAILLMKMAALTDISQNRFFLLMVACGWGRWGQQLAIFQYPYLKSTGKGAFHKQAIRYHMDLLPSWVLLLGFTLLILAFNQGNFVLVLFTLIIGNIISFIVPAWFNHKLGGHTGDTYGAVVEWTEALFLCCMSSLT is encoded by the coding sequence ATGGCAATTCTTGAGCAAGTTTGGCAATTTTGTCATCGACAATTGTTATGTGTAATTGCATCTGTTGTGTTTTACACTTCCATCCCGCTTCCCCATCTTCCAGACCTGAAATTCCAAAGGGTAGCCCTTTTTGCTCCTGCTATAGGTTTGCTAATTGGCGCTATTTTGGGTCTTTTGGATATGCTGTTTGATTACTTAGGAATATCAGCATTAACACAAAGTGTTTTGATAGTCATCATTTGGATAGGGATTACAGGAGGTCTACATTTAGATGGTGCTATGGATACTGCTGATGGTTTAGCAGTGACTGATCCCCAAAGAAGATTAGAAGTCATGGCCGACAGTGCTACGGGTGCTTTTGGTGTCATGGCAGCTCTGGCTATTTTACTGATGAAAATGGCTGCTTTGACGGATATTTCCCAAAATCGCTTTTTTCTTCTAATGGTTGCTTGTGGTTGGGGAAGATGGGGACAGCAATTGGCTATTTTCCAATATCCCTATCTTAAATCTACTGGTAAGGGAGCATTTCATAAACAGGCCATTCGTTATCACATGGATTTATTACCTAGTTGGGTTTTGCTTTTGGGTTTTACCTTACTCATTTTGGCTTTTAACCAAGGTAACTTTGTTTTGGTTCTATTTACCCTAATTATTGGCAATATTATCTCCTTTATTGTTCCCGCATGGTTTAACCATAAACTGGGTGGACATACCGGGGACACCTATGGTGCAGTGGTTGAATGGACTGAAGCTCTCTTCCTATGCTGCATGAGTAGTTTAACATAG
- the tgt gene encoding tRNA guanosine(34) transglycosylase Tgt has protein sequence MSNFSFRLVANCSQTQARAGVFSTPHGIVETPRFMPVGTLANVKTVTPAQLEDTGAQMILSNTYHLHLQPGEKIVAGGGGLHKFMAWNGPMLTDSGGFQVFSLSEMRKITEEGVVFRSPHDGQMIKLTPEKSIEIQNILGADVIMAFDECPPYPATYQEVTAATDRTYRWLERCIMSHQRLDQALFPIVQGGVYLDLRTRAATDLAKLDMPGYAIGGVSVGEPPELMAQIVRTTAPLLPRNKPRYLMGVGTYREMVIAIAAGVDLFDCVIPTRWARHGTAMVQGERWNLKNAKFREDFAPIDETCHCYTCSNFSRAYVSHLVRSQEILAYTLLSIHNITELIRFTQAIRESILQNRFLTDFGHWMNDPEKDLE, from the coding sequence ATGTCTAATTTTTCTTTTCGACTGGTGGCTAACTGTAGTCAAACCCAAGCTAGAGCAGGGGTGTTTTCCACCCCCCATGGAATTGTGGAAACTCCCAGATTTATGCCCGTGGGAACATTGGCTAATGTTAAAACTGTTACCCCGGCTCAATTGGAAGATACGGGAGCGCAAATGATTTTATCTAATACCTATCATTTGCACTTGCAACCGGGAGAGAAAATAGTTGCTGGTGGTGGTGGACTGCATAAATTCATGGCCTGGAATGGTCCTATGCTAACTGATTCCGGCGGATTTCAGGTATTTAGTCTCAGTGAAATGCGGAAAATTACTGAGGAAGGAGTAGTATTTCGTTCGCCTCATGATGGACAAATGATCAAGTTAACCCCTGAAAAATCCATAGAAATTCAAAATATTTTGGGGGCGGATGTAATTATGGCATTTGATGAATGTCCCCCCTATCCTGCTACTTATCAGGAAGTCACAGCAGCTACGGATAGAACTTATCGGTGGTTAGAACGTTGTATTATGTCCCATCAACGTCTAGACCAAGCATTGTTTCCTATTGTACAGGGAGGAGTGTATTTAGACCTACGCACCCGTGCAGCAACAGATTTAGCCAAATTAGATATGCCAGGATATGCTATTGGCGGTGTGAGTGTAGGTGAACCACCAGAATTAATGGCCCAGATAGTTAGGACTACAGCTCCCCTATTACCCAGGAACAAACCCAGATATTTGATGGGTGTGGGTACTTATCGGGAAATGGTGATTGCCATTGCAGCAGGTGTGGATCTATTTGACTGTGTTATTCCTACTAGATGGGCGCGACATGGCACTGCTATGGTTCAAGGGGAAAGATGGAACCTGAAAAATGCCAAGTTTAGAGAGGACTTTGCACCCATAGATGAGACTTGTCACTGCTACACCTGTTCTAATTTCAGTCGTGCTTATGTGTCTCACTTAGTCCGTTCCCAGGAAATTCTGGCATACACTTTACTAAGTATTCATAATATTACCGAATTAATTCGCTTTACTCAAGCAATTCGAGAATCTATTTTACAGAATCGCTTTTTAACGGACTTTGGTCATTGGATGAACGATCCCGAAAAGGATCTGGAATAG
- the pgsA gene encoding CDP-diacylglycerol--glycerol-3-phosphate 3-phosphatidyltransferase, translated as MNWPNTITLSRLLGIPFLLYGLYIPTQGARWICLIIFLIAALTDWLDGYLARKLNQVTDLGKFLDPLVDKLLVLAPFLVFVELGKIPGWGVFIILARELAIAGWRVNQTTISGANIWGKLKTITQILSIALLIAPLPITWQIYAKSAFWLSVLLTVISGLIYLLPVLTPKDGN; from the coding sequence ATGAACTGGCCAAATACTATTACCTTGTCTAGACTATTGGGCATACCGTTTTTACTGTATGGGCTATATATTCCCACCCAGGGTGCTAGATGGATATGCTTAATTATATTTTTAATAGCAGCACTAACAGATTGGTTAGATGGATATCTGGCCAGAAAACTGAACCAAGTTACGGATTTGGGCAAATTCCTGGATCCATTGGTGGATAAGTTATTAGTTCTAGCACCGTTCTTAGTATTTGTAGAACTGGGTAAAATTCCCGGTTGGGGAGTATTCATCATCTTAGCAAGAGAATTAGCTATAGCAGGTTGGCGAGTTAATCAAACCACAATTAGCGGAGCTAATATTTGGGGAAAATTAAAAACCATCACCCAAATTCTATCCATAGCTCTACTGATTGCACCATTACCCATAACTTGGCAAATCTATGCTAAATCTGCCTTCTGGCTATCTGTACTTTTAACGGTGATTTCTGGACTAATTTATTTGTTACCAGTGTTAACACCCAAGGATGGAAACTGA
- a CDS encoding VOC family protein, protein MKYNYILVTIGTVNFDQLVNFYMQLLESPPTKFIPSVYVEWQVDHLRLGIFRPQKDHESEFVVHGKNPLSLCIEVSNLENAISDLKSLGYPPTGEISITSHGQEIYAQDPDGNRLILYSSSNIDKQCP, encoded by the coding sequence ATGAAATATAACTATATACTAGTGACGATAGGTACGGTAAATTTTGATCAGTTAGTCAACTTTTATATGCAGTTACTAGAAAGCCCGCCAACCAAATTTATACCTAGTGTTTATGTTGAGTGGCAAGTTGACCATCTGAGATTAGGTATTTTCAGACCGCAAAAAGATCATGAATCAGAATTTGTAGTTCACGGCAAAAATCCGCTAAGTTTATGTATAGAGGTGAGCAACCTAGAAAATGCCATTTCTGATCTGAAATCTCTAGGTTATCCTCCCACGGGAGAGATTTCCATAACTTCCCATGGTCAGGAGATTTATGCCCAGGATCCAGATGGTAATCGTTTAATTTTGTACAGCAGTAGCAATATTGATAAACAATGTCCATAA